The stretch of DNA GTCATCGTCGATTTTCTAGGCGGAGACCCTGACAAGCCCATTATCGTGGCGCAGGTGTACGGCGGCAGAACCAAGCCGCCTTCGTTCAGCCATACCGGGGCCCTACCTGGAAACAGGTACCTGGCTGGCATCAAGAGCAAGGAAGTGCACGGTACGCGTTACAACCAGCTGCGGCTAGACGATACCTCGGGGCAAATCAATGCGCAGCTATCCTCCCAGCACGGGCATAGCAAGCTGAATCTGGGATGGCTGACTCATCCTCGCAGTGACGGCAAGGGGGAGGCGCGAGGCGAAGGGGCGGAGTTGCGCAGTGATTGCGCTGTTGCGGTACGCGGCGCACAAGGCGTACTCATCACTGCTGCCGCACGTCAGCAAGCGAGCGGCAGGCAACTCGACCGTAATGAATTGATTGGCTTGGTGGATGCGCTGCAAGGCATGCAGCAGTACCTGTCCGAACTGTCGTCGACGCATCATGCGGACGGCACCGACGACAAAGAACTCAGTCAACTGATCGCTCACCTAAAGCGGTGGGAAGCCGGCAGCAACACCGAAGTCGACGGCACGGGCACCGGGGGCCAACCCGTCGTGGCACTGTCCGCGCCTGCCGGTGTGGCAGTGACGAGCCAGGACAACATTGCGATCGGCTCGCAAACGCATATCGACATGGTCAGTATTGGCAATACCCAACTTTCCGTTGGCAAGAAATTGCTCGCCCGCGTATCAGAGAATATCAGCTTGTTTGCACATCGACTCGGCATAAAACTCATTGCCGCCAGCGGCAAGCTGGAAATGCAAACGCACGGTGACGACATCGAGCTCACGTCCGCCAAACGCATCGTGTTGACTGCAGCTGACGAAATCGTGCTGCAAGCGCCCAAACTGCGTGAGGTACGCTGATTTTTTCGGACACTCTTGTTTGGTAAAGTTCACCAACAGGAGCCTTTATGAAGACATTGAAGAAGACGTACACCCCGGAACTCAAGGAAGAAGCCGTGAAGCTGGTGCTGGCGCAGGGTTTGTCCATTGAGCAGGCAGCAGCACGAGTAAGTATCCCAAAAGGGACGCTGGCCAATTGGGTAGCAGCCGCCAAACGCGGGCCGGCCGCAACAGCAGCCCCTGGAAGCCGCTCTGTGGCCGAGCTGGAAGCGGAGAACGCGAAGCTGCGCAAGCAGCTAGCCCAGGCAGAGATGGAGCGGGACATCGTAAAAAAAGCGGCGGCGTACTTTGCGCAGGAGTCGCTGCCAAGTACGCGTGGATAAAGACAATGCGACTCGATTTCCCTGGCTATCCTGTGAAGCTGATGTGCCAGGTATTGGACGTCTCGCGCAGCGGCTACTACAACTCGCTGCAGGCCAAGCCATCGACACGCGAGCAGGAAGACGCTCGGTTGAAAATCCTGATTACGGCAGTGCATCGGCAAACCCGAGAGACCTACGGGGTGCCTCGGATAAAGCACGAGCTTGCTGCACAGGGTCATGAAGTTGGTCGCGACCGTGTGCGCCGACTTCGCCAGGAGCTCAATCTGCGCTGCAAACAACGGCGCAAATTCATCGCAACGACAAACTCGAATCACAACCTTCCCATCGCTGAGAACTTGCTGGAACAGCGGTTCGCGCCGAACAGGCCTGACGAAGTGTGGGTGACCGACATCACCTATATCTCCACTGCCGAAGGCTGGCTGTATCTTGCCGGCGTAAAGGACGTTTTTACCTGCGAGATCGTCGGCTACGCGATGGGCGAGCGCATGACGCAGGAGCTGACGACGCAGGCCTTGTGGCGCGCCGTGAGCCACAAGCGGCCGGCGCCAGGGCTGATCCATCATTCGGACCGTGGAAGCCAATACTGCGCCCATGCCTACCAGGAGCTGGTGGCGCAGTTCGGCATGCGCGCGTCGATGTCGCGCCGCGGGAACTGCTATGACAACGCGCCGATGGAGAGCTTCTGGGGCACGCTGAAGAATGAGCTTGTTCATCATCGCCGCTATGCCACCCGTGCTGAGGCAAAGGCCTCGATTCAGGAATACATTGAAATTTTCTACAACCGACAGCGGCGCCATTCCCGCATCGGCTTTGTTCCGCCAGCGTTGTTCGCCGAATCCTTCAGCGAACAGCCGCAGGCGGCTTAAGACGAGCGTGTCCGTTATTGACAGTACACCTCAGCGCTTCGTTGCGCAAGGTGCTCAAGTGGATCTCGGTGGCGGCGCGATCACGCAGCAAAGCAGTGGCAAGCACACCATCAAATCGTCGAAGTTCGCTCATATCAAACCGGGAGGCGGCAGTCCACTTGGTGTGACTTTGCCCAAGAGCGAGCTGGCGCACGATCAGCAAACGGTTCTGCGCTGGATTGGAACAGACGAGCCGATGAAGAATCAACGCTATCGCATCACGACAGAGGACGGCCGCACGTTCGAAGGACGCACCGATGCAACCGGGCTGACAGAGCGATTTACGAGTGCCATCCCTTTTGGACAGTACACGGTCGAAGCGCTCGACGACTGACAACGGTATCGCAGACAAGACGATAAACGAGGCTGAAGGGCACGATGACAACCGCTGAATACCTGTTACCCGCGAAACAAAACGATGGTGCCGCTCGGAAGGCTGAAGGCTTTGCGACACCGAAGCAGGACAAGAAGCTGCAATGCGCCAGGTTCCTCCCCAAGCGGGTGTTGCCGATCGTTTGAGGTGTACTGTCAATAACGGACACGCTCGTCTTAAGCCGCCTGCGGCTGTTCGCTGAAGGATTCGGCGAACAACGCTGGCGGAACAAAGCCGATGCGGGAATGGCGCCGCTGTCGGTTGTAGAAAATTTCGATGTATTCCTGAATCGAGGCCTTTGCCTCAGCACGGGTGGCATAGCGGCGATGATGAACAAGCTCATTCTTCAGCGTGCCCCAGAAGCTCTCCATCGGCGCGTTGTCATAGCAGTTCCCGCGGCGCGACATCGACGCGCGCATGCCGAACTGCGCCACCAGCTCCTGATAGGCATGGGCGCAGTATTGGCTTCCACGGTCCGAATGATGGATCAGCCCTGGCGCCGGCCGCTTGTGGCTCACGGCGCGCCACAAGGCCTGCGTCGTCAGCTCCTGCGTCATGCGCTCGCCCATCGCGTAGCCGACGATCTCGCAGGTAAAAACGTCCTTTACGCCGGCAAGATACAGCCAGCCTTCGGCAGTGGAGATATAGGTGATGTCGGTCACCCACACTTCGTCAGGCCTGTTCGGCGCGAACCGCTGTTCCAGCAAGTTCTCAGCGATGGGAAGGTTGTGATTCGAGTTTGTCGTTGCGATGAATTTGCGCCGTTGTTTGCAGCGCAGATTGAGCTCCTGGCGAAGTCGGCGCACACGGTCGCGACCAACTTCATGGCCCTGTGCAGCAAGCTCGTGCTTTATCCGAGGCACCCCGTAGGTCTCTCGGGTTTGCCGATGCACTGCCGTAATCAGGATTTTCAACCGAGCGTCTTCCTGCTCGCGTGTCGATGGCTTGGCCTGCAGCGAGTTGTAGTAGCCGCTGCGCGAGACGTCCAATACCTGGCACATCAGCTTCACAGGATAGCCAGGGAAATCGAGTCGCATTGTCTTTATCCACGCGTACTTGGCAGCGACTCCTGCGCAAAGTACGCCGCCGCCTTTTTTACGATGTCCCGCTCCATCTCTGCCTGGGCTAGCTGCTTGCGCAGCTTCGCGTTCTCCGCTTCCAGCTCGGCCACAGAGCGGCTTCCAGGGGCTGCTGTTGCGGCCGGCCCGCGTTTGGCGGCTGCTACCCAATTGGCCAGCGTCCCTTTTGGGATACTTACTCGTGCTGCTGCCTGCTCAATGGACAAACCCTGCGCCAGCACCAGCTTCACGGCTTCTTCCTTGAGTTCCGGGGTGTACGTCTTCTTCAATGTCTTCATAAAGGCTCCGTTGGTGAACTTTACCAAACAAGAGTGTCCGAAAAAATCAGCGTACCTCAGTTTTTCTGCCCGGGATCATGGGATCGAACTTGCGAATGAGCGCGCAGCGACAAACGGAGCTGCATAAAAAGGACAACATTGCATGGCGGCCAGATGTTCTCGGGCCAACGAATATAAGCAACGCCTCCAATGACAGTCCAAGAGGCCGACAACTGAGGCTCGATCCGATGCAAACCACGGTGGACATTTATGATCCTGCCGGTCCAATGGACATCAGTGGAGATGGTCGGCATGGCAATGTGACACTCGACGAGAACTTTCGCTCGCCATTGCTAACGGATGACCCACCAACCGCGAAAAACCCGCGTACCGCGATACAAAAGGCCCGGGCGCGAGGCTGGGGTGAGGTCTTTTTCAAAAGCTATGGAGAGCTGCTACAGCATCTCGAATCACGCCTCAACAATACATTCTCCGACGGTAAGCTGCGGCAGGAATGGTGCGATGTCGTGGGCGTTGATCCTCGCGTATGGGGAAGCGATCCCAGCTTGCCGCAATCGGCATTAACGGAAGGCGAACTCAAGAAACTGGCTACGGGCTGCTGGTTTGCTGTGTACGCGTTCGGATACAACTGGCTGCAATCCAATGGGGACAGCGCCAGAATCATCGCAAAGCGCATCAATCAGCTGGTGGACGATCTCAAGCAGTCAGGCTATGAGTGCAACCAAGTGATCGTCGTAACCCACTCTATGGGCGGGCTGGTCGGCCGGGCACTGGTCCATCCGAAGTACGGAAATCTGCAGGACAAGGTGCTGGGGGTCGTCCATGGCGTCATGCCGGCCATCGGTGCCCCAGCTGCCTACAGGCGCATGAGGGCCGGGTTCGAGGATTCCGGCATGATGTTTGGCCCGGAAAACAGTCTTGGCGCCAAGGTGGCCGGCAATTATGGCGACGAGGTGACAGCAGTTCTGGCGAATGCACCAGGGGGATTGGAGTTATTACCAACCGCGTCCTATGGCAATCGCTGGTTGCGCGTGACACACAATGGACGCGACCTGGATGCATGGCCGAAACAAGGCGAGCCATACAGTGAGATCTACAAGGTGCGAGGCAAGTGGTATTCACTGTTTCTGGAAAAATGGATCAATCCGTCTGGACTGCCTTCAAGACTAGGCGGCGGCACTTTCGAGCGGACGTGCGAGTATCTCGATAAGGCCCAAGGCTTCCATCGACAGATCGATCAAACGTTTCATCCCAACAGCTATGCACATTACGGTGCCGACCAAGCGCGACGGAGCTTTGGCGAAGTCATATGGGAAATCGACAAAAGCTGCGCTGACCCGACGGGCTGGCAAGATTGGCCCATCCTCGGTGACACCAAGCAAGGGCGAGTGGAACTCGTTCGATGGGATACTCTAAACAGCAAGGCCTTCGAAATTGTCGATTTTGAAGTACCCAAGCCGATATATGCCACTATCCTTCCGCCATCGGCGCCAGGCGACCAGACCGTTCCAGCGAAATCTGCCGACCATCAGCTGAAAAGTGGAATGTTCAAGGGCGTGTTCCGCCAGACCGGTTACGAACACCAAGCAAGCTACAAAAATCATCGGGCGATCGCATCGACGTTGTACAGCATTATGCGCATCGCCCAAGCAGCTACATGGAAATGCTGAAAAGGACATTTATATGCTCGCAATAACACGCCTTTACATTGTTCCTCTTGCCGGCGTGCTCTTGATGCTTGCTGCCTGCGATCGCACTCCAAAAGAATGGAAGACCGCTAACATGACCACACTTACTCCCCGTCTCCAGGCTGTTTTCCAGAAAACTAAGACCGTCTGCTTTGGAAGATTCATGGTGGATTTGCCTTCCTCAACAACCGTAGCATGGGGGGAAACGGATGTGTCACTTGGTATAAGCGTACGCCCTAATGGCGTAAATGAAGTAGAAAACCTGGCGCAGAAATTTATCAATGAACTCAACAGTGAGAAGGCCATCAACCACGATGACGTCCCCTTGCTGCTGTCGGTAGAACATGTGCCCCAGCCGGAAGGCAAAATCGTTATCGGTTACGAAGATTTTCAGTCCGTCAACGGGCTCAAGATCAACGGGTATTTCAGGCTGAATAATGACGGCATTATCATTAATGCACGTCCTTTAAGGAACGACAGAGATGGAACTGTATCACTCATCAAGAGCATCGCCCGGCGCCTGAAGCAACGTTCTGAGAACGAAATCCCAATTGAGCACGGCAACTGTATCGAACACGCCTTCCTCCCTGACAAAACGGCTCCAGGCGAGGAACCGCCTGCAGAACTCATTCGTATCGGTTTTCGGTTGAAGGAGTTTCCTGACACGCACCTCTCGATTTTTATTGGTCCGTCGAATCCCCATTACGAAGAGAGCCACTCGTTGGAGTGGCGACTCAATCAGCTCGAGAAGAACCAAAAAACCCAGGATCCCAACAATCCCCTGATAAAAACTAAAGACTTGCGGAGAGGGGCGCGGCAGATCCACGGCTGGTTAAACGGCTTTGAAGCTCTGTCGCGTACCCCGGAACAGGCGGAAATACACTCGATCCATGATTTCGCCATGGATTTCAGAGGGGTGCCGTCAGACCCGTTGAAACCTTATGTAGAAATACAGATGCAGACCGGCGTTGCCGATAACGTCGCCGGCGCAACCAAAGCTAGCCTGACTGACGAAGAGGCCATCGCGGTTTGGGACAAGATCACCAGCACTATCCGCGTGCGTTCGACCGGCACCGCGGCGGCCAAGACCGCCGAGACGGACTCTGGCCCCAGGCTTCCACTCGGCGAGCTTGCGGCAACTGGTCGCGCGTGCCCGCAAACGGGCTGGTGGGTGCCTGATGAGCCGAAAGATCGTCAGGGTGACCGGAGACAGCACATCAAGGCAGGCGAGCGCATGCCACATGTGATATCGCTCGGCGAACCGTCCATATGGCAAAAGCTGAAAGGAGAAAGGCCTACTTACCGTACGGCGACGGTGTGGAAACTCCTCAGCTATGACGACGCGCCAGTTCACGTCGACACGATCTTGGCGACGCCAACAATCGCACAAGTTTCTTCCGACAACTTTGCCGTCAAAGACGCTGGAGGCGGCACAACCGAAAGCAGCCGGAACGACGAAACCTCAGCGCAGAAGAAAGGTTAAGCCATGCGAAATGTGATTCGTCTTGGCGCCCCCTCGTCTCATGGCGGCAAGGTCGAGAGTACCGGCGCAAATCATTTTACGGTTGACGGCATTCCTGTCGCTCGCGTCGGGGATGTATGCAGTTGCCCCATCAAAGGACATGATAACTGCACCATTGCCGAAGGAGAACTAGACCACGTCATTGACGGAGTTGCTGTCGCCTACGATGGGCATAAGACCACTTGTGGAGCTACCCCCCGGTGTCAGAATAGTTGTCGCGTCACTTGGTGAAGTAAAACCATACCGGGGACGGGCAAGAGAGATTGCGTGAAGCAGTATTCAGCAGAACGGAAAGAAGCACTACTACGGCAGATGATGCCGCCGCAGAACAGGTTGGTGTCGGAGCTGGCTCGCGAGAGCGGGATTACCGAGCAGACCCTTTATACTTGGCGCCGTCAACTTCGTAATCAGGGAACAGCGGTGCCGGGTAGTGGGAAAAATGCTGAGGAATGGACCTCGGAAGACAAGTTTGCCGTGGTGTTGGAGACGGCCGCGCTGAACGCCAGCGAGCTGGCCGAGTATTGCCGTCGCAAGGGGTTATTCGCCGAGCAGATCGCCATGTGGCGCGCCGCATGCATGGCCGCCAATGCGAGCACGACGCAGCAGACGCGGGGCCAGCTGGCGCAGTCGAAGGAAGACAAGAAGCGCATCCGGCAGCTGGAGAAGGACTTGCAGCGCAAGGAGAAAGCGCTGGCCGAGGCGGCAGCGCTGTTGATCTTGCGAAAAAAAGCCCAGGCGATCTGGGGGGACAAAGAGGAAGACTGATCAGCGTCCCAGATCGCCTGTCGTGTGTCGAGTTGATCCGTGAAGCACAGACAGCGGGCAGTCGCCTTGCGCCAGCCTGCCTCGAGTTGGGCATCACCCTGCGCACATTTCAGCGCTGGGTGCGTGAAGGCGACGATGCCGTGGCCACTGACAGCCGTCCAACCAGTGTGCGTCCAGAACCGGCCAACAAACTGAGCGAGGACGAGCGAGCCGAGATCCTGGCCGTTGCCAACAGCGAGGAATTCGCCAGCCTTCCACCGAGCCAGATCGTGCCGGCGCTGGCCGATCGCGGCGTGTACATGGCGTCGGAGTCGAGCTTCTACCGCGTCTTGAAAGCGGCATCGCAACAGCATCACCGAGGCCGAGCGAAGAAGCCTTCTGAGCGCGTCGTCACGAGCCATTGCGCCACCGGCCCGAACCAGGTATGGAGTTGGGACATAACCTGGATGCCGGCCGCCGTGAAAGGCCAGTTTTACTATTGGTACATGGTGCTCGATGTCTTCAGCCGTAAGATCGTCGGCCATGAAGTGCATGTCGCGGAATCGGCGGAACTGGCGTCACGGCTGATGCGCCGGGCCAGCTTGGCCGAAGGATTGGCAGGCCGTTCCCTGGTGCTCCATTCAGACAATGGCAGTGCCATGAAAGGCGCGACCATGCTGGCCACGCTGGAGCAGTTGGGTGTGGCACCGTCGTTCAGCAGGCCGCGTGTGAGCAACGACAATGCCTACGCCGAGTCGTTGTTCCGTACCTGCAAATACCGTCCGGACTACCCGAGAAAACCATTCGGGAGCCTGGAACAGGCGCAGGCATGGACGCAGAAATTCGTACGTTGGTACAACCAGGAGCACAAGCACAGCGGCCTGAAATTCGTTACACCGGCACAGCGTCACAACGGCCAGGACGCGGCGATCCTGAAACGCCGGGAGCAGGTTTATGACGATGCCCGAAACCGTCACCCGCAGCGCTGGTCGCGGGGCATCAGGAACTGGACACTGGAGAATCAGGTCTGGTTGAATCCGGAACGGATTCGACCAGAAGAATTAAAGCGCGCAGCTTGAGGTGACGCGACAACTACGTTGACAAACGCCGCTACCTTGATTGCCACCATAGGGAACTTTGGCGGACAATAGTCAAAAGTAGCGTCTGAACCTCACTAGCTTTAGACCTTGGCGAGCATTGGCAGAGGCTTATATTTCCTATTTCTGGCTCCTGCAACTGTGAATGCCCGTGGAGAGAAACTCATGCGGCGCCAACTCGCCGCTATTCTGCAGCCAAGTGGCCGTTTAGTCGGCGTTACCTCTGCAAGATAGCGCTTCATCGCCGCTTCAAAGGTCATCCTTTCTGAAGGGCTGCGCTTGATGAACAAGCCTCGCACCATCTCATCTTCAGTCCGACGCGACCAGTCTTCAGCGTCTTTCTTGAGACGGAATGTCTTAACAGTGGTCGGCCAACCGGCCTTACGAATAACCGCTTTCCAGGTCCCCGATGGGGTCTTGACGATGGTTGCCATGCGCGCTCCAGTACTCTCAGAATTTGCTTACTGTACCGAAATTGTACGGAGGTTCCCAATAGAAACTAAAAAAGGACTTAGGTTCTCACCTAAGTCCTTGATTTTATTGGTAGGCCTCCCCGGAGTCGAACCGGGCACCAACGGATTATGAGTCCGCTGCTCTAACCAGGCATGAGCTAGAGGCCCAGAAATCGGGACAGTGACAAGCTGGAAGAACGCTCGCCACCCGCTTCAGCGGCGCGGTACCGTGAAGCGGAGTGGCGAGAGGATATTGCTTTTAGTGCAGGTACGTCAAGCGCAGACTACAACAATCAGCTGCTGCCCTCGAGGAAGCTCTTCAGCTTGTCCGAGCGCGACGGGTGGCGCAGCTTGCGCAGCGCCTTCGCTTCGATCTGGCGGATGCGCTCGCGGGTGACGTCGAATTGCTTGCCCACCTCTTCCAGCGTGTGGTCGGTCGACATCTCGATGCCGAAGCGCATGCGCAGCACCTTGGCTTCGCGCGGGGTCAGCGAATCGAGCACGTCCTTCACCACGCCGCGCATCGAGGCGTGCAGCGCGGCGTCCGAGGGCGCTAGCGTGTTGTTGTCCTCGATGAAGTCGCCCAGGTGCGAATCGTCGTCGTCGCCGATCGGCGTCTCCATCGAAATCGGCTCCTTCGCGATCTTCATGATCTTGCGAATCTTATCTTCCGGCATTTCCATCTTGATGGCGAGGGTCGCCGGATCCGGTTCGGCGCCGGTTTCCTGCAGAATCTGGCGCGAGATCCGGTTCATCTTGTTGATGGTCTCGATCATGTGCACCGGAATACGGATGGTGCGCGCCTGGTCCGCGATCGAGCGGGTGATGGCCTGGCGGATCCACCACGTCGCATAGGTCGAGAATTTATAACCGCGGCGGTATTCGAACTTGTCCACCGCCTTCATCAGGCCGATGTTGCCTTCCTGGATCAGGTCGAGGAACTGCAGGCCGCGGTTGGTGTACTTCTTGGCGATCGAGATCACCAGGCGCAGGTTGGCCTCGGTCATCTCGCGCTTGGCCTTGCGCGCCTTCATTTCGCCGGCGGCCATTTGCCGGTTGATGTTGCGCAGGTCCGGCAGCGGCAGCACGACCCTGGCTTGCAGGTCGATCAGGCGTTGCTGCAGTTCCTTGATGGTCGGGATGTTACGGCCCAGGATGGCGCTATAGGCGTGGCCGGCGTTCACTTCGCCGTCCACCCAGTCCAGGTTGGTCTCGTTGCCCGGGAAGACCTTGATGAAGTGGGCGCGCGGCATGCCGCAGCGGTTCACGGCCACGTCCAGGATCTGCTTCTCGATGTGGCGCACTTCGTCCACCTGGCCGCGCAGGGTGTCGCACAGCTTCTCGACCACCTTTGCGGTGAAGCGGATGCCCAGCAGTTCGTTGGAGATGGCGTCCTGCGCCTTGACATAGGCCTTGCTGTTGTAGCCGTCCTTCTCGAAGGCCTTGCGCATCTTGTCGAACTGGTCGGCGATGTTGCCGAACTTCTCGAGGGCGGATGCCTTCAGGGCCTCCAACTGCTCGGCCGAGTAGCCGGCCGCGCCCGAGGCGCTGGTGCCGGTGTCTTCTTCCTCTTCCTCGGCTTCTTCCTCTTCGTCGGCGTCTTCGTCCTCGTCGTCGGTCGAGGTCGGGGCCACGGCGGTCGGCGAGGTGTTCTCGTCTTCGTCCGGGTCGACCATGCCGTCGACGATCTCGTCGATCTTGATCTCGTCCTTCTCGATCTTGTTGGCGGCCTCGATGATCTCGGCGATGGTCACCGGGCAGGCCGAGATGGCCTGGATCATGTCCTTCAGGCCGTCCTCGATGCGCTTGGCGATCTCGATCTCGCCTTCGCGGGTCAGCAGTTCGACCGAGCCCATCTCGCGCATGTACATGCGCACCGGGTCGGTGGTGCGGCCGAAGTCGGAGTCGACGGTCGACAGCGCCGCCTCGGCGGCCGCCTCGGCTTCGTCGTCGCTGGTGACGTTCGGGACGTTATCGGACAGCAGCAGGGTTTCGGCGTCAGGAGCGTGCTCGTAGACGGCGATGCCCATGTCGTTGAAGGTGCCGATGATGCCTTCGATCGCTTCCGGATCGACGATGTTGTCCGGCAGGTGGTCGTTGATCTCGGAGTAGGTGAGGAAGCCGCGCTCCTTGCCCGACTTGATCAGGGCCTTGAGCTTGTTGCGGCGGATCTCGAGCTCTTCTTCGCTCGCCTCGGTATCCGAGGAGAACGCGTCCTTCAGCAGCGCCTTTTCCTTGGCCTTGCGGTCCTTGGCCTTGGCCTTGTCCGCTGCCTTCAGTTCGGCGCGCTCGACCGCGTTCAGTGCGGCGATCTCATCGTTCTCGGGCGTGAATTCCTTGGGCTTGCGGCCACGGCGTCCGGGGACCTTGACGGTGGGCAGGACGTAACCGGACGTGTCGATGGCGGCCAGTGCGGCCGCATCGGTCGTCGCGTTGACCGGTGCCGGGCTCGCCGTACGAACCTCGGCCTGGTCTTGGCCTTTGTCCACCTTGGCGGACGCTCGCGTGGTCTTTGCAGCCACTTTGGTTTCGGGTTTCTTGGTTGGCACAGGCGCTTTCGAAGTCACAACGACTAACTTTACGATGGTTAAAGATAAAGTTTTTTGTTACCTTACATCACCCTGCGGGCAACGAAGCGTTGCCCCGCTAACTGAAACTCCACGCCCCGATTGAAACGAAAAATTGTTTCAACAGTTGCAATAGTTAGCGTTTTATTATAGCACGCACCCCTGTTTTTCCAAGTTGCACAAATGACCACACTGGCGTCGGCCGGCAATCATTAACGGGGTGTCATTGCTGCAGAATCTTCCCGAGCCAGGAGCTCCTGCTGGGCAACGATTTCGCGATAGCGAGTACTCACCTGATCTGGGGTCAGCCCCGAAGAAAACAACTGGTTAAGTTCTTGCTTTAACGCGTCCATCTTGATCTGGCGCACAGCACTAAGCAGCCAGATGCGATCTGCCTCAACGTCCGATTCCGGTTCCGCAGCAATTTCCGATATCAAACTGTCGTATTCTGCCGTCACTTCTTTT from Massilia varians encodes:
- the rpoD gene encoding RNA polymerase sigma factor RpoD, translated to MDKGQDQAEVRTASPAPVNATTDAAALAAIDTSGYVLPTVKVPGRRGRKPKEFTPENDEIAALNAVERAELKAADKAKAKDRKAKEKALLKDAFSSDTEASEEELEIRRNKLKALIKSGKERGFLTYSEINDHLPDNIVDPEAIEGIIGTFNDMGIAVYEHAPDAETLLLSDNVPNVTSDDEAEAAAEAALSTVDSDFGRTTDPVRMYMREMGSVELLTREGEIEIAKRIEDGLKDMIQAISACPVTIAEIIEAANKIEKDEIKIDEIVDGMVDPDEDENTSPTAVAPTSTDDEDEDADEEEEAEEEEEDTGTSASGAAGYSAEQLEALKASALEKFGNIADQFDKMRKAFEKDGYNSKAYVKAQDAISNELLGIRFTAKVVEKLCDTLRGQVDEVRHIEKQILDVAVNRCGMPRAHFIKVFPGNETNLDWVDGEVNAGHAYSAILGRNIPTIKELQQRLIDLQARVVLPLPDLRNINRQMAAGEMKARKAKREMTEANLRLVISIAKKYTNRGLQFLDLIQEGNIGLMKAVDKFEYRRGYKFSTYATWWIRQAITRSIADQARTIRIPVHMIETINKMNRISRQILQETGAEPDPATLAIKMEMPEDKIRKIMKIAKEPISMETPIGDDDDSHLGDFIEDNNTLAPSDAALHASMRGVVKDVLDSLTPREAKVLRMRFGIEMSTDHTLEEVGKQFDVTRERIRQIEAKALRKLRHPSRSDKLKSFLEGSS